The following are encoded together in the Candidatus Zixiibacteriota bacterium genome:
- a CDS encoding family 20 glycosylhydrolase, whose product GGDEAPKERWDVCPYCQARIEALNLTSEHALQEWFMKEISWYVYTTYGRNTTGWSEGGACQDDMPPGSQCQWWAPGDDIATLVANGHDVVNTYFGNLYLNNWYCTLPRMYQYDITGGADPAYLVHILGAEAALFTEYVETESQLNDKVFPRIIAVAENVWTRSGEKNYNEFYLRLIRKLECLNYMGIDYGSMEE is encoded by the coding sequence TCGGCGGCGATGAAGCGCCTAAGGAACGCTGGGACGTCTGCCCCTATTGTCAGGCCCGAATAGAGGCACTGAATTTGACCAGTGAGCACGCCTTACAGGAGTGGTTCATGAAGGAGATTTCTTGGTACGTGTATACCACATACGGTCGCAATACCACCGGATGGTCAGAAGGGGGAGCTTGTCAGGACGATATGCCACCCGGTTCTCAGTGTCAGTGGTGGGCGCCGGGAGACGATATCGCCACTCTTGTTGCCAATGGGCACGATGTCGTAAACACATACTTCGGGAATCTTTATCTCAACAACTGGTACTGCACTTTGCCTAGAATGTACCAGTATGATATCACCGGTGGAGCCGATCCGGCCTACCTTGTACACATCCTGGGAGCAGAGGCCGCTCTATTCACTGAATATGTTGAGACAGAGAGTCAGCTTAACGACAAGGTCTTTCCACGCATCATTGCCGTTGCAGAGAATGTGTGGACACGCAGCGGGGAGAAGAATTACAACGAATTCTACCTGCGCCTGATCCGGAAGCTGGAATGTCTCAACTATATGGGCATCGATTATGGATCGATGGAAGAGTAA
- a CDS encoding PBP1A family penicillin-binding protein has product MKYLLRKRRSENEPEQKKINNRHVITAAAGALVLLAAILLIAEVLHIYHDDLPSIEQLTDIEPSLITYIYANDGSVLQTYFNEKRILIPFDSIPKCMVDALLAAEDANFYDHWGISSYDLTRAVYKNITRGFGSQGASTISQQLARMLFLDREVSLMRKFREALTAIKIERAYSKNEILEMYLNQYWFGQRAYGIQAASRAYLSKRAEDLKIEEAALLAAILNAPARYSPVNHHDRAKQRRNYVLGRMSIEGMISEEERDSLQQLPLIVNIATSPPGEAPYFTEIVRQYLVEKYGEDEVYSGGLHAYTSIDSRLQRVATQVVQEYADSLQRMTAAIWPYNDPDHTEQYYDSLGDSVAYRFKEIQAALVAIDNKTGDVISLVGGKDFTKYKFNNAVQALRSPGSAFKPFVYTAAIENGMRPCDIFYDNAVTINIPGQEDYRPHNFDFKFMGKMPLRDAFKFSRNVVAIKILQMIQPQQPIFFARKMGITSPLQPVVTLAIGTSEVTLLELTSAYSVFPDHGIHIKPRFVTKVIDRYGNVREDNAVSPGEEVLTPQTAYIMVNLMQSVIDDDGGTGHSVRWRGFLRPAGGKTGTSSDFSDNLFMGYTPQITTGVWVGFGDGFTTLGKNQTGAKNGLPIWTPFMIAAHDSLPVEDFDIPEGIIFKDICLETCELATNNCPDVRREVFTEKTVPKELCHIHSSASDYINRRTRQFNLDEPDSTGDQKIRF; this is encoded by the coding sequence ATGAAATATCTGCTCAGAAAGCGCCGGTCGGAGAACGAACCGGAACAGAAGAAGATCAACAATAGGCACGTGATTACTGCTGCAGCCGGAGCATTGGTACTGCTCGCGGCAATACTGCTAATCGCAGAAGTCCTTCATATTTACCACGACGATCTTCCGTCGATTGAACAGCTAACCGACATAGAACCATCACTCATCACTTACATATATGCGAACGACGGCTCGGTCCTGCAGACCTATTTCAACGAGAAACGCATATTGATTCCGTTCGATAGTATACCTAAATGCATGGTTGATGCACTACTTGCAGCCGAGGATGCTAACTTCTATGACCACTGGGGGATATCGAGCTACGATCTTACGAGGGCGGTGTATAAGAACATCACTCGAGGCTTCGGTTCGCAGGGGGCGTCAACTATCAGTCAGCAGTTGGCTCGGATGCTGTTTCTTGACCGAGAAGTCTCATTAATGCGCAAATTCAGAGAAGCGCTTACTGCCATCAAGATTGAGCGAGCGTATTCAAAGAATGAAATTCTGGAGATGTACCTCAATCAGTACTGGTTCGGCCAACGTGCTTACGGAATTCAAGCAGCCTCTCGTGCATACCTCAGCAAGCGTGCCGAAGATCTCAAGATTGAGGAGGCTGCCCTGCTTGCAGCGATCCTTAATGCGCCGGCGCGATACTCACCTGTCAATCACCACGATAGAGCCAAGCAGCGAAGGAACTACGTTCTCGGCCGCATGTCGATTGAAGGAATGATCTCGGAAGAGGAGCGAGATAGTCTGCAGCAGCTCCCGCTCATCGTAAACATCGCAACATCGCCCCCCGGTGAAGCGCCATATTTTACAGAAATAGTCAGGCAGTACCTCGTGGAGAAGTATGGGGAGGATGAAGTCTATTCAGGCGGCCTGCATGCGTACACATCAATTGATTCACGTCTGCAGCGAGTAGCAACTCAGGTGGTTCAGGAGTACGCAGATTCACTTCAGCGCATGACTGCAGCGATCTGGCCGTACAACGACCCGGATCACACTGAGCAATACTACGACTCGCTCGGAGATTCGGTGGCTTACAGATTCAAAGAGATACAGGCGGCTCTCGTGGCAATCGATAACAAGACCGGCGACGTTATCTCACTTGTTGGAGGAAAGGACTTCACAAAGTATAAGTTCAACAACGCCGTCCAGGCGCTGCGCTCCCCCGGCTCGGCTTTCAAACCGTTTGTCTACACTGCCGCCATCGAAAATGGCATGCGGCCCTGCGATATCTTCTATGATAACGCCGTCACAATCAATATACCTGGGCAGGAAGACTACCGTCCGCACAACTTCGATTTCAAGTTCATGGGAAAGATGCCTCTGCGCGATGCCTTCAAGTTTTCACGCAACGTTGTCGCGATAAAAATACTGCAGATGATTCAACCGCAGCAACCGATCTTCTTCGCACGCAAGATGGGGATCACCTCTCCCCTGCAGCCGGTTGTCACTCTCGCCATCGGTACAAGCGAGGTTACACTGTTGGAGCTGACGTCGGCATACTCCGTTTTCCCGGACCACGGGATTCACATCAAACCGAGATTCGTGACCAAGGTGATAGATCGGTACGGCAATGTTCGCGAAGACAATGCTGTATCTCCCGGCGAAGAGGTACTGACACCGCAGACAGCTTACATCATGGTTAATCTCATGCAGTCGGTCATTGACGATGATGGCGGCACCGGCCATAGCGTCCGGTGGCGCGGCTTCCTCAGGCCGGCCGGTGGCAAGACCGGTACGTCTAGCGACTTCTCCGACAATCTTTTTATGGGGTATACTCCACAGATTACGACCGGTGTCTGGGTCGGGTTTGGCGATGGGTTCACGACACTCGGCAAGAATCAAACCGGTGCCAAGAACGGCCTCCCAATATGGACACCGTTTATGATTGCCGCGCATGACTCATTGCCCGTTGAAGATTTTGACATTCCCGAAGGGATCATCTTCAAGGACATCTGCCTTGAGACTTGCGAGCTTGCTACGAACAACTGTCCCGATGTCAGGCGCGAAGTCTTCACCGAAAAGACCGTGCCGAAGGAGCTTTGCCACATTCACAGTTCCGCCAGCGATTACATCAATCGGCGTACCCGCCAGTTCAATCTCGACGAACCGGATTCGACCGGGGATCAGAAGATTCGCTTCTGA
- a CDS encoding mechanosensitive ion channel — protein sequence MPDLSTLPVWARELIIAGGIMLATLISAMIALWLLVKIRHKIAARTKTELDDDIIKAITKPLFWLIIIAGFSVLTDHLHGRYEESIGWFYSYIKGGIWLAGSIFVTLIVYRLVDVLGSWLTKNIAERAESDMYAEFLPLLNRVLRLIVLVIALMAILDHFGINVNSLLTVLGVGSLAIALASRDTIANMISGFIIMIDRPFRVGDRVILDSGEKCDVFQIGLRSTRFKTFENTLIILPNEQLLTSKITNISYPDSQIRVKVDIGVAYGSKIEEVRRILTECAEKHSKVLNNPEPSAHLVGLGDSSVDFALVGYVNEITDQWTTQNELRQMIYDALYEADVEIPFPQRTLWMRQDEQTKDA from the coding sequence ATGCCAGACCTATCCACACTACCGGTATGGGCCAGAGAGCTGATAATAGCGGGAGGGATTATGCTCGCGACGCTTATCTCGGCTATGATTGCACTCTGGCTGCTTGTGAAGATAAGGCACAAGATTGCTGCAAGAACGAAAACTGAACTTGACGATGACATCATCAAAGCAATCACAAAGCCTCTGTTCTGGCTGATTATCATAGCCGGATTCTCGGTATTGACGGACCACCTGCACGGTAGGTACGAGGAGAGCATCGGTTGGTTTTACAGCTACATTAAGGGTGGTATCTGGCTAGCCGGTTCAATCTTCGTAACGCTGATTGTCTATCGTCTCGTTGATGTCCTGGGGAGCTGGCTGACCAAGAACATCGCAGAGCGAGCCGAATCAGATATGTACGCCGAGTTCCTGCCTCTTCTCAACAGAGTTCTCAGGCTGATCGTACTGGTCATTGCCTTGATGGCGATTCTCGATCACTTCGGGATCAATGTCAATTCATTGCTCACGGTCCTCGGTGTCGGTTCCCTGGCTATCGCTCTTGCGTCCAGGGACACAATCGCGAATATGATCTCCGGTTTCATAATTATGATTGACAGACCTTTCAGAGTCGGCGATCGGGTCATTCTCGACAGCGGTGAAAAATGTGACGTCTTTCAGATTGGCTTGAGATCTACACGCTTCAAGACATTCGAGAACACGCTGATAATTCTCCCAAATGAGCAACTTCTGACCTCGAAGATCACGAACATCTCCTACCCGGATTCCCAGATTCGAGTCAAAGTCGACATCGGTGTCGCCTACGGCTCAAAGATCGAGGAGGTGCGCAGGATACTCACAGAATGCGCCGAGAAGCATTCGAAAGTGTTGAACAACCCTGAGCCGAGCGCTCACCTAGTCGGGCTGGGCGACAGCTCGGTCGATTTCGCTCTCGTGGGTTACGTCAATGAAATCACTGATCAGTGGACTACTCAGAATGAACTGCGCCAGATGATTTATGATGCTCTATATGAAGCTGATGTCGAAATACCATTCCCACAGAGAACACTCTGGATGAGACAGGATGAACAAACGAAAGACGCCTGA
- a CDS encoding Ig-like domain-containing protein, whose protein sequence is MKRRSLVALALLIPLFLSCAKQQQPPGGPEDKTSPEIISTIPESGTTEVSRLPEITVSFSERMNKERTREAIFVSPPTDGDLRIDWKKNNLRIGFSDSLDADRTYLVTIGSGATDEHNNRLTQSISVAFSTGSSLDSGSISGTVRSKGLPDGGATVTAYMLAQADSLNFSEMRPQYITQTGSDGTYQLSYVSPGDYLLFAFDDGNRNNTWDPPKEQIGFPSLPALVTPTVSATSSIDITMTSRDTVRLGVASATIWSDRVLRVEMTYMALKQNIENARMLLISADSPDTIQTDEIFVFTDSAKSFVAVLPDVEFPEALYLQIESLSDIWGNEIATVEDSILLQPPIGSDRQPPTVETVDPPSGSRGISVNPVITVRFNEPVRFDSDSGGMTLFTPDSLPLPCEHDQLDAFRISFIPTDTLMQALDYRAVLDLGAVADRSGNRVTDSTYSFRFETVNRDSLGSFSGTVTFAQRMKDQLPKVFFALLPNGNWTPLEVSLTGTFSKDAEPGKYKFTGFYDRDNDGFYSSGRIMPFEYAEPMIIINDTVSVRSRFETENVVLQER, encoded by the coding sequence GTGAAACGCAGGTCCCTGGTTGCGCTGGCGCTCTTAATTCCGTTATTCCTATCATGCGCAAAGCAGCAGCAGCCTCCCGGTGGTCCGGAAGATAAAACGTCTCCAGAAATCATCTCGACGATTCCTGAGTCCGGCACAACAGAAGTCAGCAGGCTTCCCGAAATCACAGTCTCATTCTCGGAGCGAATGAATAAAGAGCGTACACGCGAGGCGATCTTTGTCTCTCCTCCGACCGATGGCGATTTGCGGATCGACTGGAAGAAGAACAACCTGAGGATTGGATTTTCGGACAGTCTCGACGCCGACCGCACGTATTTGGTTACGATCGGAAGTGGTGCAACAGACGAGCACAACAATCGACTGACGCAATCAATTTCTGTAGCATTCTCAACCGGATCATCGCTGGACAGCGGGAGCATCTCCGGCACGGTTCGCTCCAAAGGCCTTCCGGATGGCGGCGCAACCGTAACGGCTTATATGCTCGCGCAGGCCGACTCGCTTAACTTCAGTGAGATGCGACCGCAGTATATTACACAGACCGGATCAGATGGAACATATCAGTTGTCATACGTCTCCCCCGGCGACTATCTTCTGTTTGCCTTCGATGACGGGAACCGGAACAACACCTGGGACCCGCCGAAAGAGCAGATTGGCTTCCCCAGCTTGCCGGCGCTGGTCACACCAACCGTCAGTGCGACATCGAGCATAGATATCACGATGACATCGCGTGATACAGTCCGCCTTGGCGTGGCAAGCGCAACGATTTGGTCGGATAGAGTCCTACGCGTCGAAATGACGTATATGGCACTGAAGCAGAATATAGAAAATGCGAGGATGCTGCTCATCTCCGCAGATTCGCCCGATACAATCCAAACTGACGAGATTTTTGTATTTACTGACTCTGCAAAATCGTTCGTGGCTGTGCTGCCTGACGTGGAATTCCCGGAAGCTCTCTATCTTCAAATCGAGAGCCTGTCCGACATATGGGGAAATGAGATTGCCACAGTTGAGGATTCCATTCTCCTTCAGCCTCCGATCGGTTCCGACCGACAGCCGCCGACAGTTGAAACGGTCGATCCGCCATCGGGGTCGCGCGGTATTTCAGTCAATCCTGTAATCACTGTTCGATTCAACGAGCCAGTGAGGTTTGATTCCGACTCTGGAGGGATGACATTGTTCACCCCCGACTCGCTTCCTCTCCCCTGCGAGCATGATCAACTTGACGCCTTTAGAATATCTTTCATTCCAACCGATACACTGATGCAGGCTTTAGATTACAGGGCCGTGCTCGACCTTGGCGCGGTGGCTGATCGTTCCGGAAATCGCGTTACTGACTCGACCTACTCTTTTCGGTTCGAGACGGTGAATCGCGATTCGCTCGGATCCTTCTCCGGGACTGTGACATTCGCTCAGAGGATGAAGGATCAACTGCCCAAGGTCTTCTTCGCACTGCTGCCGAATGGAAACTGGACACCGTTGGAAGTGAGTCTGACAGGGACGTTCAGTAAGGATGCCGAACCGGGCAAGTACAAATTCACCGGATTCTATGATCGCGATAATGACGGATTCTACTCTTCTGGTCGCATAATGCCATTCGAATATGCCGAGCCGATGATCATCATTAATGATACAGTGTCGGTTAGATCGCGATTTGAGACAGAGAATGTCGTTTTGCAGGAACGTTAG
- a CDS encoding tetratricopeptide repeat protein has protein sequence MSKRISTLLMAVMAAVVLTAGGCGSGAKVTTTVPSKADQPRQIVNQYAYSFYASAVLAEQEKDYTAALAYYSEALKQAPGNTDILYALADLEFRLRQPQRALETAQKIFYKDKNANMLIANCYRALGDHATAELTYAKVLRMDPHNLQAHWYSGVYASQRGDIDAAAMHFEEVAQLNPTPAIYVEIAKLHNSRHQVDDAIAAYRNSIELDPTESNMEAYLNLAGLLRANNDASGAEEILVHGIAANPESRAFRLYLAELYNDQNDTTSAIEIVEWIWANSEAQEPILERIGQIAFELDRLDLADSIFERQLTMSPESILSNFYRGRIAIIQDRNSDAKGFFWKLIDVADSLPDGYINLGMIYLDEDSLDLAVDILKDGVARAANGREEAQYYLATALGRAERYDEVLPIARALTKTHPEEIRFLFMLGSAYERTQMFDSATAAFTKILEMNPDHAQTLNYLGYMWADLGINLDESRRMIERALEIDGENGAYLDSYGWVLYRLGNYKDAEVQIRKAIALVANEDYILFDHLGDICHELGRFEEAKQSWKKALDIDPDNVEIQEKLTR, from the coding sequence ATGAGCAAGCGAATTTCGACATTATTGATGGCAGTAATGGCTGCTGTGGTTCTGACCGCCGGAGGATGCGGTTCGGGGGCCAAAGTCACCACCACCGTGCCGTCGAAGGCAGATCAGCCGAGACAGATTGTCAATCAATATGCCTATTCCTTCTATGCCAGCGCTGTACTTGCAGAGCAGGAGAAAGACTACACCGCAGCACTTGCGTATTACAGTGAAGCGCTCAAACAAGCGCCCGGCAACACAGATATTCTCTATGCGCTTGCGGATCTTGAATTCAGGTTGAGACAACCGCAAAGGGCTCTGGAGACCGCTCAGAAGATATTCTACAAAGACAAGAACGCGAATATGCTGATTGCCAATTGCTACCGGGCGCTCGGAGATCACGCGACGGCGGAGCTGACGTATGCGAAGGTTCTTCGGATGGACCCGCACAATCTGCAGGCACACTGGTATTCCGGCGTCTATGCCAGTCAGCGTGGAGATATTGATGCCGCGGCGATGCATTTCGAGGAAGTTGCGCAGCTCAACCCCACGCCTGCAATCTATGTTGAGATAGCCAAGCTGCACAACTCTCGCCACCAGGTCGATGATGCAATCGCGGCATACAGGAATTCAATCGAACTCGATCCGACTGAGAGCAATATGGAGGCATACCTGAATCTGGCCGGGCTTCTCAGGGCAAACAACGATGCATCGGGTGCAGAGGAAATCCTGGTTCACGGCATCGCGGCAAACCCCGAGTCGAGGGCATTCAGGTTGTACCTCGCTGAATTGTACAACGATCAGAACGATACGACTTCGGCCATAGAGATTGTAGAATGGATCTGGGCGAACTCTGAGGCCCAGGAACCGATACTGGAGCGCATTGGACAGATCGCATTTGAGCTTGACCGGCTGGACCTGGCGGACAGCATATTCGAACGTCAATTGACGATGTCACCTGAGTCGATTCTCAGCAATTTCTACCGTGGACGAATTGCGATTATACAGGATAGAAACAGCGATGCGAAAGGTTTCTTCTGGAAGCTCATAGACGTCGCTGATTCCCTGCCGGATGGATACATCAATCTCGGCATGATATACCTTGACGAGGACAGCCTTGATCTTGCGGTCGACATACTAAAAGATGGTGTAGCGCGTGCCGCCAATGGCCGTGAAGAGGCTCAGTATTATCTCGCGACCGCTCTCGGCCGAGCGGAAAGATATGATGAAGTGCTCCCGATTGCCCGGGCGCTGACCAAGACTCATCCCGAAGAGATCAGATTCCTGTTCATGCTGGGCTCGGCATATGAACGCACGCAGATGTTTGATTCGGCAACGGCAGCATTCACAAAGATCCTCGAAATGAATCCCGATCACGCGCAGACGCTTAATTATCTTGGATACATGTGGGCCGATCTCGGAATAAACCTCGATGAATCGCGAAGAATGATTGAGAGGGCCCTTGAAATCGACGGCGAAAACGGCGCTTACCTTGATTCATACGGATGGGTGCTCTACAGGCTCGGCAATTACAAGGATGCCGAGGTACAGATCAGGAAGGCCATAGCTTTGGTGGCTAACGAAGACTACATCCTCTTCGATCATCTTGGCGATATATGTCACGAGCTGGGCCGATTTGAAGAGGCAAAGCAGAGTTGGAAAAAAGCACTCGATATAGACCCAGACAATGTCGAAATACAGGAGAAACTCACCAGGTGA
- a CDS encoding tyrosine--tRNA ligase: MKNIKEQLRILTRNVVDSLPEGELEKKLAVSIKENRPLRVKQGFDPTAPDIHLGHTVGLRKLREFQELGHTVVVIVGDYTALVGDPSGRSATRPQLTSDQVESNAKTYLEQFFKIVDRNKAEVRRNGEWFSKMNFKEILELCSRFTIARMLERDDFEKRYKSGSPISIHELLYPLMQAYDSVAIKADIEIGGTEQLFNLLAGRQIQEAFGVEPQVALTLPILEGLDGEQRMSKSIGNYIGVAESAGEIFGKIMSIPDKLILSYFRLLTDLPDDEIGSIEKQLADTTVNPMDTKKHLGVTIASMYASPDEAIAARENFEKVFSQKQVPDIEPTLPPPEGYSPENTLIYWPKALADWEIMTSSSAARRLIEQGGFHVDGERIMDFSTALPFTEEHILKVGKRGWYKTKKVDEYPD; encoded by the coding sequence ATGAAAAACATCAAAGAACAACTCAGGATACTGACCCGCAACGTTGTCGATTCGCTGCCGGAAGGCGAGCTGGAAAAAAAGCTGGCAGTTTCGATCAAAGAGAACCGTCCACTGCGCGTGAAACAGGGATTCGATCCGACAGCGCCCGACATCCATCTCGGCCATACGGTCGGCCTCAGGAAACTGCGCGAATTCCAGGAATTGGGGCACACGGTCGTCGTCATCGTCGGTGATTACACGGCGTTAGTCGGAGACCCATCGGGACGTTCGGCGACAAGACCGCAGTTGACATCCGATCAGGTTGAATCCAACGCAAAGACCTATCTCGAACAGTTCTTCAAGATCGTCGATCGAAACAAGGCCGAGGTGCGGCGCAACGGTGAGTGGTTCTCGAAGATGAACTTCAAGGAGATACTGGAACTCTGTTCCAGATTCACGATCGCACGCATGCTGGAGCGGGACGACTTCGAGAAGCGATACAAATCCGGATCGCCTATTTCGATTCATGAATTGCTTTATCCGCTGATGCAGGCTTACGATTCCGTCGCGATCAAGGCGGATATCGAGATTGGCGGCACAGAGCAGCTGTTCAACCTGCTTGCGGGCAGGCAGATTCAGGAAGCTTTCGGCGTCGAGCCACAGGTCGCGCTGACTCTGCCGATTCTCGAAGGGCTCGACGGTGAACAGCGCATGTCCAAGTCCATTGGCAATTACATCGGGGTAGCAGAATCCGCCGGTGAGATATTCGGGAAGATTATGTCGATCCCGGATAAGCTGATTCTGAGCTACTTCAGGCTCTTGACTGACTTGCCTGACGATGAGATCGGCTCCATTGAGAAGCAGCTCGCAGATACTACCGTTAATCCGATGGATACCAAGAAGCATCTTGGAGTCACTATCGCATCAATGTACGCGTCTCCCGATGAAGCAATCGCGGCTCGTGAGAATTTCGAGAAAGTATTCTCTCAGAAACAGGTTCCTGATATAGAGCCGACCTTACCACCTCCCGAAGGTTATTCGCCTGAAAACACTTTGATTTACTGGCCGAAGGCTCTGGCTGATTGGGAAATAATGACGTCCTCTTCTGCCGCGCGCAGACTGATCGAACAAGGAGGATTTCACGTAGATGGTGAGCGAATAATGGACTTCTCAACAGCTCTTCCCTTTACTGAAGAGCACATATTGAAAGTTGGGAAGCGAGGCTGGTACAAGACCAAGAAAGTTGATGAGTACCCAGATTAG
- a CDS encoding M48 family metalloprotease: protein MRKYALVIIVPILALLLSCATTGPGGKKSVILISDSQEIGLGQEFDKQVRSESKILADQDWQNYFNEVGQKIVAVSDRPNIEYHFTVIESDDINAFATPGGYVYIYTGLLKLMNTEAELVAVTAHEISHIVARHGVKRLQQAMGIDILYQIVVGESDTKTLQTAIGLGLTVALSGYSRANEREADQYGILYMTNAGYNPTGAINMFERLASVSEGQRNFFENMFATHPETQERIDNARAEIAQFPADVKTRDLGKGRYDLMKGRLK, encoded by the coding sequence ATGAGAAAATATGCACTCGTGATAATCGTTCCAATTCTCGCGCTGCTTCTTTCATGCGCCACCACCGGGCCGGGAGGGAAGAAGAGCGTAATTCTGATTTCTGACAGCCAGGAAATCGGGCTTGGGCAGGAATTCGATAAGCAGGTTCGTTCCGAATCGAAAATCCTCGCGGATCAGGACTGGCAGAATTACTTCAACGAAGTCGGACAGAAAATCGTCGCGGTGTCCGACCGGCCGAATATCGAATATCATTTCACCGTTATTGAATCTGATGACATCAACGCATTCGCGACGCCGGGTGGGTATGTCTACATCTACACAGGTTTGCTGAAACTCATGAACACCGAGGCAGAACTCGTTGCGGTGACTGCACACGAGATTTCTCACATTGTCGCGCGGCATGGTGTCAAGAGACTGCAGCAGGCTATGGGGATAGACATACTCTATCAAATAGTGGTTGGCGAATCGGATACCAAGACACTGCAAACTGCAATCGGACTCGGATTGACCGTAGCATTATCGGGCTATTCGCGGGCGAACGAGAGAGAGGCTGATCAGTACGGTATTCTCTATATGACTAACGCCGGCTACAATCCGACAGGCGCGATTAACATGTTCGAACGGCTGGCTTCGGTTTCAGAGGGTCAGCGGAACTTCTTCGAAAACATGTTTGCAACTCATCCCGAAACGCAGGAGCGGATCGACAATGCCAGAGCGGAGATCGCGCAGTTTCCCGCCGATGTGAAAACCCGCGATCTCGGCAAAGGCCGCTACGATCTGATGAAGGGGCGGTTGAAGTGA
- a CDS encoding PorV/PorQ family protein: protein MGNRISIRPLAVFAITALMCGIVSANAHAQTNSSSHVGTTSANFLKMGVGARASALGGAFVAIADDATAGYWNAAGLVQIPTTEITFMHNDWYLDIKSEYLGAAFPVSRTLAFGLGISYLDYGSFDGYDSKDQPTGSYSANAMVVSSSGSIRLTDQVSFGVTGKFFSEELDQSSANGYAVDVGALYVTGAFSLGLNVTNLGAGLRHDTEEFPLPSSVTAGLALNLYDGRLRIASDLSKPQDNAFAIHQGVEYCYENTVFLRTGYSHDFSGTDLGGSTGMALGLGVRHSFGSIDYSYLPDEQIGDVHRISLRLQFGKTR from the coding sequence ATGGGGAACCGGATATCAATACGACCGCTTGCGGTCTTCGCAATAACTGCGCTGATGTGTGGCATCGTCTCTGCCAATGCTCACGCGCAGACCAACTCGTCGTCCCATGTTGGAACGACATCTGCCAACTTCCTGAAGATGGGGGTTGGCGCACGCGCCTCCGCTCTTGGAGGAGCATTTGTTGCTATCGCTGATGACGCTACTGCTGGCTACTGGAATGCTGCCGGCCTTGTTCAGATCCCGACCACTGAGATTACTTTCATGCACAACGACTGGTATCTCGACATTAAGTCGGAATATCTCGGCGCCGCATTTCCTGTCTCAAGAACTCTCGCCTTCGGGTTAGGCATTTCATATCTCGATTACGGATCGTTTGATGGCTATGACAGCAAAGATCAGCCGACAGGGTCGTATTCAGCCAATGCGATGGTTGTTTCATCGTCTGGATCGATCCGCCTGACCGACCAGGTCAGTTTTGGTGTCACGGGAAAGTTCTTCTCTGAGGAACTTGACCAATCCTCGGCGAACGGCTACGCAGTCGACGTTGGCGCTCTCTATGTAACGGGAGCTTTTTCACTCGGTTTGAACGTAACGAATCTTGGCGCCGGCCTGCGCCATGACACCGAGGAATTCCCCCTGCCGAGCAGCGTCACGGCGGGGCTGGCATTGAATCTGTACGATGGAAGACTGCGGATTGCATCAGACCTCTCCAAACCACAAGATAACGCCTTTGCAATTCACCAAGGCGTTGAATACTGTTACGAAAACACAGTATTCCTCAGAACCGGATACAGTCATGACTTCAGCGGCACAGACTTGGGCGGGTCAACCGGTATGGCTCTGGGATTGGGAGTCAGGCACTCGTTCGGTTCAATCGACTACTCGTACTTGCCTGATGAACAGATTGGTGATGTTCACAGAATCAGTCTCAGGCTGCAATTCGGCAAGACAAGATAG